One segment of Fundulus heteroclitus isolate FHET01 unplaced genomic scaffold, MU-UCD_Fhet_4.1 scaffold_153, whole genome shotgun sequence DNA contains the following:
- the LOC105922432 gene encoding ladderlectin has translation MKLLAACVLVFSVMARTRADQEVDLVQRSSCPPGWSPIKNRCFRYVPRPMTWARAERNCLSMGAHLASVHCLNEYHQVQSLITTASHGSKETWIGGINAQETSIWFWSDGSPLHYTNWCDGEPNNLRNNQHCLQMNHSGEKCWDDDYCSVRHPSVCAKKIL, from the exons ATGAAGCTGCTGGCTGCATGTGTCCTGGTTTTCTCTGTGATGGCTCGGACCAGAGCTGACC AAGAAGTTGACTTGGTCCAGAGATCTTCTTGTCCTCCCGGCTGGTCGCCAATCAAGAATCGCTGCTTTCGCTATGTTCCCAGACCCATGACCTGGGCTAGAGCTGAG AGAAACTGTCTGTCCATGGGGGCACACCTTGCATCAGTTCATTGCTTGAATGAGTACCATCAGGTTCAGTCTCTGATAACTACGGCATCTCACGGGTCCAAAGAAACATGGATTGGAGGCATTAATGCACAGGAG ACGAGCATTTGGTTTTGGAGCGATGGAAGCCCTCTGCACTACACAAACTGGTGTGATGGAGAGCCTAATAATTTGAGAAACAATCAGCACTGTTTGCAGATGAACcattctg GTGAAAAGTGCTGGGATGACGACTACTGTTCTGTCCGTCATCCTTCTGTCTGCGCCAAGAAAATCTTATGA
- the LOC118558736 gene encoding ladderlectin-like: protein MKVLTGLLFLCALLALSQAAAVAGNMGDPAGVEIELAAEEAVVDEEVDMVKRSNSCPPGWSLIKSRCFRYVAKALSWARAEKNCLSMGANLASVNDLDEYHQVQSLITWVSHGSKETWIGGTNAQETSVWLWSDGSPLRYTNWCRGEPNNYKGGQLCLVINYSGEKCWDDDFCYVQLPSVCAKKI from the exons ATGAAGGTTCTGACTGGGCTGCTGTTTCTTTGTGCCTTGTTGGCTCTGAGTCAAGCTGCTG CTGTAGCTGGAAACATGGGAGATCcagcag GTGTGGAAATTGAACTTGCAGCTGAGGAGGCTGTTGTAGATG AAGAAGTTGACATGGTCAAGAGATCCAATTCTTGTCCTCCTGGCTGGTCTCTGATTAAGAGTCGCTGCTTCCGCTATGTTGCCAAAGCCTTGTCTTGGGCTAGAGCTGAG AAAAACTGTCTGTCCATGGGGGCAAACCTGGCATCAGTTAATGATTTGGACGAGTACCATCAGGTTCAGTCTCTGATAACTTGGGTATCTCATGGGTCCAAAGAAACATGGATTGGAGGCACTAATGCACAGGAG ACGAGCGTTTGGTTGTGGAGCGATGGAAGCCCTCTCCGCTACACAAACTGGTGTCGAGGAGAGCCTAATAATTATAAGGGAGGGCAGCTCTGTTTGGTGATAAactattcag GTGAAAAGTGCTGGGATGACGACTTCTGTTATGTCCAACTTCCTTCTGTCTGCGCCAAGAAAATCTGA